Proteins co-encoded in one Setaria viridis chromosome 9, Setaria_viridis_v4.0, whole genome shotgun sequence genomic window:
- the LOC117838291 gene encoding GDP-mannose transporter GONST3 isoform X1, which produces MANSRAGRYKMSNLSDPSKEDASSEGSGTIQKNGAWSNALNTLLQQASVYGVAAGYCLSASLLSIINKWAVMKFPYPGALTALQYFTSVAGVLLCGQLKLIEHDGLNLRTMWKFLPAAVMFYISIFTNSELLLHANVDTFIVFRSAVPIFVAIGETLYLHQPWPSLKTWLSLSTILGGSVIYVFTDNQFTVTAYTWAVAYLVSMSIDFVYIKHVVMTIGLNTWGLVLYNNLEALMLFPLELLIMGEFDQMKVDSSKVSNWLSFDVVLPVALSCLFGLSISFFGFSCRRAISATGFTVLGIVNKLLTVVINLLIWDKHASFVGTIGLLICMSGGVLYQQSTTKPKAPKVEPKEENDEEQQKLLQMQGVQESSSTQK; this is translated from the exons ATGGCAAATTCCCGGGCTGGACGTTACAAG ATGTCTAATCTCTCAGACCCCTCCAAAGAAGATGCTTCATCAGAGGGTTCAGGTACTATCCAGAAAAATGGAGCCTGGAGTAACGCATTGAACACTCTTCTGCAGCAAGCCTCAGTCTATGGTGTTGCTGCTGGGTATTGTCTATCAGCATCTCTGCTTTCCATCATCAACAAATGGGCAGTCATGAAATTTCCGTATCCTGGAGCCCTGACAGCTCTGCAGTACTTCACTAGTGTTGCTGGAGTTCTCCTCTGTGGACAGCTAAAGCTCATTGAGCATGATGGCCTCAATTTGAGGACTATGTGGAAGTTTTTACCTGCTGCTGTGATGTTCTATATCTCCATCTTCACAAACAGTGAACTCCTGCTGCATGCCAACGTGGACACTTTCATTGTGTTCCGCTCTGCTGTGCCAATATTTGTTGCCATCGGAGAGACGCTGTATCTTCACCAGCCATGGCCATCGCTGAAGACATGGCTTTCACTTTCCACTATACTTGGTGGAAGTGTGATCTATGTTTTCACAGACAATCAATTCACTGTGACTGCTTACACCTGGGCGGTGGCCTACCTAGTAAGCATGTCCATTGATTTTGTGTACATCAAGCACGTTGTCATGACCATTGGGCTGAACACATGGGGCCTTGTGCTATACAACAACCTTGAAGCTTTGATGCTGTTCCCCCTTGAGCTCCTTATAATGGGAGAGTTTGATCAGATGAAGGTTGACAGCTCCAAAGTGTCAAATTGGCTTTCATTTGATGTGGTCCTCCCTGTTGCTCTCTCATGCCTATTTGGGCTGTCGATATCCTTCTTTGGGTTCTCTTGCAGACGGGCTATCTCTGCTACTGGGTTCACAGTATTGGGCATAGTGAACAAACTCCTGACCGTGGTGATTAATCTGCTTATCTGGGACAAGCATGCCTCCTTTGTGGGTACCATTGGGCTCCTTATATGCATGTCAGGTGGTGTACTCTACCAGCAATCCACCACAAAACCAAAAGCACCAAAGGTTGAGCCAAAGGAAGAGAATGATGAGGAGCAGCAGAAATTGCTGCAGATGCAGGGAGTGCAAGAGAGCAGTTCAACTCAAAAGTAA
- the LOC117838291 gene encoding GDP-mannose transporter GONST3 isoform X2, protein MSNLSDPSKEDASSEGSGTIQKNGAWSNALNTLLQQASVYGVAAGYCLSASLLSIINKWAVMKFPYPGALTALQYFTSVAGVLLCGQLKLIEHDGLNLRTMWKFLPAAVMFYISIFTNSELLLHANVDTFIVFRSAVPIFVAIGETLYLHQPWPSLKTWLSLSTILGGSVIYVFTDNQFTVTAYTWAVAYLVSMSIDFVYIKHVVMTIGLNTWGLVLYNNLEALMLFPLELLIMGEFDQMKVDSSKVSNWLSFDVVLPVALSCLFGLSISFFGFSCRRAISATGFTVLGIVNKLLTVVINLLIWDKHASFVGTIGLLICMSGGVLYQQSTTKPKAPKVEPKEENDEEQQKLLQMQGVQESSSTQK, encoded by the coding sequence ATGTCTAATCTCTCAGACCCCTCCAAAGAAGATGCTTCATCAGAGGGTTCAGGTACTATCCAGAAAAATGGAGCCTGGAGTAACGCATTGAACACTCTTCTGCAGCAAGCCTCAGTCTATGGTGTTGCTGCTGGGTATTGTCTATCAGCATCTCTGCTTTCCATCATCAACAAATGGGCAGTCATGAAATTTCCGTATCCTGGAGCCCTGACAGCTCTGCAGTACTTCACTAGTGTTGCTGGAGTTCTCCTCTGTGGACAGCTAAAGCTCATTGAGCATGATGGCCTCAATTTGAGGACTATGTGGAAGTTTTTACCTGCTGCTGTGATGTTCTATATCTCCATCTTCACAAACAGTGAACTCCTGCTGCATGCCAACGTGGACACTTTCATTGTGTTCCGCTCTGCTGTGCCAATATTTGTTGCCATCGGAGAGACGCTGTATCTTCACCAGCCATGGCCATCGCTGAAGACATGGCTTTCACTTTCCACTATACTTGGTGGAAGTGTGATCTATGTTTTCACAGACAATCAATTCACTGTGACTGCTTACACCTGGGCGGTGGCCTACCTAGTAAGCATGTCCATTGATTTTGTGTACATCAAGCACGTTGTCATGACCATTGGGCTGAACACATGGGGCCTTGTGCTATACAACAACCTTGAAGCTTTGATGCTGTTCCCCCTTGAGCTCCTTATAATGGGAGAGTTTGATCAGATGAAGGTTGACAGCTCCAAAGTGTCAAATTGGCTTTCATTTGATGTGGTCCTCCCTGTTGCTCTCTCATGCCTATTTGGGCTGTCGATATCCTTCTTTGGGTTCTCTTGCAGACGGGCTATCTCTGCTACTGGGTTCACAGTATTGGGCATAGTGAACAAACTCCTGACCGTGGTGATTAATCTGCTTATCTGGGACAAGCATGCCTCCTTTGTGGGTACCATTGGGCTCCTTATATGCATGTCAGGTGGTGTACTCTACCAGCAATCCACCACAAAACCAAAAGCACCAAAGGTTGAGCCAAAGGAAGAGAATGATGAGGAGCAGCAGAAATTGCTGCAGATGCAGGGAGTGCAAGAGAGCAGTTCAACTCAAAAGTAA
- the LOC117838289 gene encoding uncharacterized protein — MYGQGGSFNPHYRHGAPPPQHQSGVTGSFHQQPIPPPPAPYPQHPGMRPPPGPYQHGVPPPQNQPYPFAQQQRGYAPMPLPPQQRGYAPMPMPGPPPQQQATYQAPPQYPMPGSLPPPPPRPPSFAPENALPPSGPPPPPPPPPPSPPPPLLSAPPAPVVAQSWGTEAGGKEECGDGGGGGDAKTLKAATQLIVSDDSDMDMDGDEDSPSRQPLTPDNSSLVTAECTGDVNVSKSVSDVSSLGKHLPPGSGENAKTAHVTVDGGSPFKLIQGYASDDSANEVAAGPDGASTLVVLPEDNKLNHPIDRNTEIGYDKHPNAKRNVNSPPGTEEHVEAGKYHLKDERNPVKHGTDVLGHLAKEDLSDSEFNGGQMSKRHERRQKKRTWSQSPQDRSRSPLGSNKDSPSQSSSPGKQSRPPFAKRIHPSVEGNSGDRIAQQKGLVLTEKFDSSSNDLIGKVGDKGAPDGALGYNCHGDNLISEPSQPVAEIPVGQSAGSAPFASVQTTKNSVACDHLQPHPQSLYPPEHMPSSNMVRLPGQSLFATSEFPQTQFQHNVIAPANEFMQNQMRSYPPPDPSHPRPLDFHHHTRPPAVPSHQQPSAISVENAPVPPPDRWSEYSGGVGLSYSSHHPPYGQHQPPGNLDSGTNLVYPSFQRFPSNLPGSSDLGPLSDVGLPKSSIKPHYNPFASTFEQTDPSLDIGPVVSPNAVDSISTKAEHMNALSPFGQSFPESRTHAHESSAEAVPNKQKPLRQDFASGAPYDPLLDSIEPSSSSINKVDPSKEKNRSADSRDVSKLMNIEVDSENMYGLGVVAESEVEGLGEVAADTEAGVVENASPEFLGAKDWNSDIPGDIDNDQTLHKNKKGKDSRSMKLFKVAIADFVKEVLKPSWRQGNMSKEAFKTIVRKTVDKVSNSVPSSHIPKTPAKIKHYVQSSQRKVTKLVMGYVDKYAKL; from the exons ATGTACGGGCAGGGAGGGAGCTTTAATCCACACTATCGCcatggcgcgccgccgccccagcaCCAATCTGGGGTAACTGGGTCCTTCCATCAGCAGCCTAtcccaccaccgccagcaccgtaCCCACAGCACCCAGGAATGCGGCCTCCGCCTGGCCCGTACCAGCACGGCGTGCCGCCACCTCAGAACCAGCCATACCCTTTTGCCCAGCAGCAGAGAGGTTATGCTCCGATGCCGCTGCCGCCACAGCAGAGAGGCTATGCACCGATGCCAATGCCAGGGCCGCCGCCACAACAACAAGCTACCTATCAGGCCCCTCCACAGTATCCCATGCCAGGGtccctccctccaccgccgcctcggccaCCCAGCTTTGCTCCAGAGAATGCACTGCCTCCATCtggcccaccaccacctcctccaccaccacccccatctcctccgcctccattgCTGTCTGCACCTCCCGCTCCTGTAGTTGCACAATCATGGGGTACAGAGGCAGGAGGAAAAGAAGAatgtggtgatggtggtggtggtggtgatgccAAAACTCTGAAAGCAGCTACTCAGCTAATTGTGTCTGATGACTCAGACATGGATATGGATG GGGATGAGGACTCTCCATCAAGGCAACCTCTTACCCCAGATAATTCTTCCCTTGTGACTGCTGAATGTACTGGAGATGTTAATGTGTCAAAGTCTGTCAGTGATGTTTCAAGCCTGGGCAAGCATTTGCCACCTGGCAGTGGTGAAAATGCTAAAACTGCACATGTAACTGTGGATGGTGGGAGCCCATTCAAACTAATACAAGGTTATGCCTCCGATGACAGTGCAAATGAGGTTGCTGCTGGTCCTGATGGTGCCAGCACCCTCGTTGTATTACCTGAAGATAACAAGCTCAATCATCCAATTGATAGAAATACTGAAATTGGTTATGACAAACATCCTAATGCAAAAAGAAATGTGAATTCCCCTCCTGGCACCGAGGAACATGTTGAGGCTGGAAAGTATCATCTCAAGGATGAAAGAAATCCAGTGAAGCATGGCACAGATGTGCTCGGGCATCTAGCCAAAGAAGATTTAAGTGACAGTGAATTTAATGGAGGGCAAATGAGTAAAAGGCATGAGAGGAGACAAAAGAAACGAACCTGGAGCCAGTCGCCTCAGGATAGAAGTCGTAGTCCACTGGGGTCAAACAAGGACAGTCCATCCCAAAG TTCCTCACCTGGAAAGCAAAGCAGGCCACCATTTGCTAAGCGGATTCATCCTTCTGTAGAAGGTAATTCAGGAGATAGAATTGCTCAGCAAAAGGGCCTGGTGCTGACAGAGAAATTTGATAGTTCTTCAAATGATTTAATTGGCAAAGTGGGAGATAAGGGCGCACCTGATGGTGCCCTTGGATACAATTGTCATGGTGACAATTTAATTTCTGAGCCTTCACAACCAGTGGCTGAAATCCCTGTGGGCCAATCTGCTGGAAGTGCCCCGTTTGCATCAGTACAGACTACCAAGAACTCCGTGGCATGTGATCATCTCCAGCCTCATCCTCAGAGTTTGTACCCTCCTGAACACATGCCATCCTCGAATATGGTTCGGCTACCAGGACAGTCATTATTTGCAACTTCAGAATTCCCTCAAACGCAGTTCCAGCATAATGTTATTGCACCAGCCAATGAATTCATGCAGAACCAGATGAGAAGCTATCCTCCACCAGATCCGTCTCATCCTAGACCATTGGATTTCCATCATCATACGCGCCCGCCAGCAGTTCCTTCTCACCAGCAGCCTTCTGCCATTTCTGTTGAAAATGCTCCAGTACCTCCTCCAGACAGATGGTCTGAGTATTCTGGTGGTGTAGGTCTATCTTATTCATCTCATCATCCGCCATATGGTCAGCACCAGCCTCCAGGGAATCTGGATTCAGGAACTAACTTGGTTTATCCTTCTTTCCAGAGatttccatcaaatctacctGGAAGTAGCGATCTTGGTCCTTTATCTGATGTTGGTTTGCCTAAATCATCTATCAAACCCCACTACAACCCATTTGCATCTACCTTTGAACAAACAGATCCAAGTCTAGATATTGGTCCTGTTGTAAGCCCAAATGCAGTTGACTCTATTTCCACAAAAGCAGAACACATGAATGCCCTGTCTCCTTTTGGTCAATCATTTCCTGAATCCAGAACACATGCCCACGAAAGTTCTGCAGAAGCTGTGCCCAATAAACAAAAGCCACTCCGTCAGGACTTTGCTTCCGGTGCTCCATATGATCCATTGCTTGACAGTATTGAACCATCAAGCAGTTCAATCAACAAGGTAGATCCTAGTAAAGAGAAAAACCGGAGTGCTGATAGTCGTGATGTGTCAAAACTTATGAATATAGAAGTGGACAGTGAAAATATGTACGGATTGGGGGTTGTTGCTGAGTCAGAAGTTGAGGGACTTGGAGAGGTGGCAGCAGATACCGAAGCAGGTGTGGTGGAAAATGCAAGTCCTGAATTCCTGGGTGCTAAAGACTGGAACTCAGATATTCCTGGTGATATTGACAATGACCAAACATTGCACAAAAATAAGAAGGGTAAGGATTCCCGATCAATGAAGCTTTTTAAGGTTGCTATTGCAGATTTTGTTAAGGAAGTTCTTAAGCCATCGTGGAGGCAGGGAAACATGAGCAAAGAGGCTTTCAAAACTATTGTCAGGAAAACAGTTGATAAGGTTTCTAATTCAGTCCCTAGCAGTCATATTCCAAAAACACCTGCCAAGATTAAACATTATGTGCAATCCTCTCAAAGGAAGGTGACAAAATTAGTAATG